In Caldisphaera lagunensis DSM 15908, a single genomic region encodes these proteins:
- a CDS encoding ATP synthase subunit B gives MSSLYGIREYSKIVEIKGPLIVVEGVSKASYDEIVEVELSDGTRRRGRVLDVSKNVAVVQVFEGTTGITTTGTRVRFLGRPLELPVSEDMLGRIFNGLGEPIDNGPEIVAEEKYDINGSPINPAVRAYPEDFIQTGISAIDGMNTLVRGQKLPIFSGSGLPHNILAAQIARQATVKGEGEEFGVVFAAIGIKYDDYIFFKKFFEETGALNRVAMFVNLADEPAMIRLVTPRVALTLAEYLAYEKDLHILVILTDMTNYAEALREISSSREEVPGRQGYPGYMYSDLASIYERAGRVHGKKGSITQIPILTMPNDDITHPIPDLTGYITEGQIVLSRDLYNKGIYPPINVLMSLSRLMKEGIGPGKTRDDHASVSDQLYASYSRGVDLRSLAAVVGEESLSETDRKFLKFADSFEKKFLAQGVRENRSIENTLDLAWEILSELPEEELTNIKEEIIKKYHPKYKK, from the coding sequence ATGAGCTCTTTATATGGTATAAGAGAATATTCTAAGATAGTTGAAATAAAGGGACCATTAATTGTAGTTGAAGGAGTTAGTAAGGCATCTTATGATGAAATAGTAGAAGTAGAATTATCAGATGGAACTAGAAGGAGGGGTAGGGTTTTAGATGTATCTAAAAACGTTGCTGTCGTTCAGGTATTTGAAGGTACAACTGGTATAACAACAACAGGAACAAGGGTTAGATTTTTGGGAAGGCCTTTAGAATTACCAGTTTCTGAAGATATGCTTGGGAGAATATTTAATGGTTTAGGAGAGCCAATAGATAATGGTCCTGAAATTGTTGCTGAAGAAAAATATGATATAAATGGTTCTCCAATAAATCCAGCTGTTAGAGCATATCCTGAAGATTTTATACAAACAGGGATTAGTGCGATAGATGGTATGAACACATTAGTTAGGGGGCAAAAATTACCAATATTTAGTGGTAGTGGATTGCCTCATAATATATTGGCAGCCCAAATAGCAAGACAGGCGACAGTTAAAGGAGAAGGGGAAGAATTTGGTGTTGTATTTGCTGCCATAGGAATTAAATATGATGATTACATATTCTTTAAGAAATTCTTTGAAGAAACAGGAGCATTAAATAGAGTAGCAATGTTTGTAAATCTAGCTGATGAGCCTGCAATGATTAGGCTTGTTACTCCTAGAGTTGCATTAACGTTAGCAGAGTATTTAGCTTATGAAAAAGATTTGCATATACTAGTAATATTAACTGATATGACAAACTATGCAGAAGCTTTAAGAGAAATAAGTTCATCAAGAGAGGAAGTACCTGGAAGACAAGGTTATCCTGGTTATATGTACAGTGACTTGGCAAGCATTTATGAGAGGGCAGGTAGAGTTCATGGTAAAAAGGGAAGCATAACACAAATACCTATATTAACAATGCCTAACGATGATATAACACACCCAATACCTGATTTAACTGGTTATATAACAGAGGGGCAAATAGTATTAAGCAGAGATTTATATAACAAGGGTATATATCCTCCAATAAATGTTTTGATGAGTTTATCTAGATTAATGAAGGAAGGTATTGGTCCAGGAAAGACTAGAGATGATCATGCATCAGTTAGTGATCAATTATATGCTTCATATAGTAGGGGAGTTGATTTAAGAAGTTTAGCGGCCGTTGTAGGAGAAGAAAGCTTAAGTGAAACTGATAGGAAATTCCTAAAGTTTGCAGATTCATTTGAAAAGAAATTCTTAGCTCAAGGTGTAAGAGAAAATAGAAGCATAGAAAACACATTAGATTTAGCATGGGAAATATTATCTGAATTACCAGAAGAAGAGCTTACAAATATAAAAGAAGAAATTATTAAGAAATATCATCCAAAATACAAGAAATAA
- a CDS encoding complex I 51 kDa subunit family protein gives MVSLPQILIKRPEVDSFYTFSTVELPEQYCRGLACFASRSLNEKIFSKSKVQIPRTYCLGFCYAGPSYSKGYYKRPIIDIKTKKSVLLKDIVKDRIYDIEQYISLDGLSALKKALNMEPIDIIKEVKESGLRGRGGAYFPTGLKWESAYNQREEERYLIINGDEGDAGAYIDKVLMEDNPYLVIEGALIAAYAIGAKTIYIYVRKEYPFAYETMKKAINEFKNKGLIGTNALKGRSINIILEKGKGSYVVGEETAMINAIMGLRGEPRARPPYPTELGLFNKPTVVNNVETISNIPWIIKNSGKSYYELGFNKSRGTKLISLNNLFNKPGVYEVEFGISLNEIVYNIGDGLKNNLPLKMLIIGGPLAGPILPNELDTKLGVEELRNINASLGHGNIIAFSNDTTAFDLLYEIIDFAAYESCGKCFPCRFGTQSLLSIVENAKKRGYFTKEESNSIERIARVMKSQSLCGHGVGTGDAVLSIINKLRDEVVK, from the coding sequence GTGGTTAGCTTGCCTCAGATTTTAATAAAGAGGCCTGAGGTAGATTCATTTTATACATTTTCTACAGTAGAACTTCCTGAGCAATATTGTAGAGGACTTGCATGTTTTGCCTCAAGATCTTTAAATGAAAAAATTTTTTCTAAATCTAAAGTCCAAATACCAAGGACATATTGTTTAGGTTTTTGTTATGCAGGTCCCTCATATAGCAAGGGATATTATAAGAGGCCCATCATTGATATTAAAACAAAGAAATCAGTTCTCTTAAAGGATATAGTTAAGGATAGAATATATGATATAGAGCAATATATTTCTCTTGATGGTCTATCTGCTCTTAAAAAGGCTTTGAATATGGAGCCCATAGATATAATAAAAGAGGTAAAGGAATCTGGATTAAGAGGAAGAGGAGGAGCTTATTTTCCAACAGGTCTTAAATGGGAATCAGCATATAATCAAAGAGAAGAGGAAAGATATTTAATTATTAATGGAGACGAAGGGGATGCAGGAGCATATATAGATAAAGTTCTAATGGAAGATAATCCTTATTTGGTTATAGAAGGAGCTTTGATAGCTGCTTATGCAATAGGTGCTAAAACCATTTACATTTATGTAAGAAAAGAATATCCTTTTGCATATGAAACAATGAAAAAAGCAATCAATGAATTTAAAAACAAAGGCCTTATAGGAACAAATGCCTTGAAAGGAAGGAGTATAAATATAATATTGGAAAAAGGGAAAGGATCTTATGTAGTTGGCGAAGAAACTGCTATGATAAATGCAATTATGGGGTTAAGAGGAGAACCGAGAGCAAGGCCTCCTTATCCAACAGAATTAGGTCTATTTAATAAACCCACAGTTGTAAATAATGTAGAAACTATTTCAAATATTCCTTGGATAATAAAAAATAGTGGGAAATCATATTATGAACTAGGCTTTAACAAGAGCAGGGGAACAAAATTAATTTCATTAAATAATCTCTTTAATAAGCCAGGAGTGTATGAGGTAGAATTTGGAATTAGCCTAAATGAAATAGTTTATAATATAGGAGATGGCCTTAAGAATAATTTGCCTTTAAAGATGTTAATTATAGGAGGTCCTTTAGCAGGTCCTATTTTACCTAATGAGTTAGATACGAAGCTTGGTGTAGAGGAATTAAGAAATATAAATGCTAGCCTAGGTCATGGAAATATAATAGCATTTAGCAATGATACCACAGCATTTGATTTACTATATGAAATTATTGATTTTGCAGCTTATGAATCTTGTGGGAAATGTTTTCCATGCAGATTTGGAACACAAAGCCTTCTTTCCATAGTTGAAAATGCAAAGAAAAGGGGTTATTTTACTAAAGAAGAATCAAATTCTATTGAAAGAATAGCTAGAGTAATGAAATCACAAAGCCTTTGTGGTCATGGAGTTGGAACTGGAGATGCTGTTTTATCTATAATTAATAAATTAAGAGACGAGGTGGTGAAGTAA
- the pyrH gene encoding UMP kinase, translating into MEKIVIKISGSLLYPPDKKYYEKTREVIGKIINKGYRIGIVVGGGPLARSYINSLRELNIQESILDILGIESARLNALSLSSALQPYSIPKVPKDLTEAIEIFSNNLIPILGGLQPGHSTNAVSMVLAESLNANVVINMLNNIDGIYDKNPNDPRSKKLDKITYKEMEELIKNMNQIAGGYELLDHVAFELIKRSKIKVIFINGKDPENLLKVINGEKIGTELIPD; encoded by the coding sequence ATGGAAAAAATTGTTATCAAAATTAGCGGAAGTTTATTATATCCACCTGATAAAAAATACTATGAAAAGACTAGAGAAGTTATTGGAAAAATTATCAACAAAGGATATAGAATTGGAATCGTTGTTGGAGGAGGACCTTTAGCAAGAAGCTATATAAATAGTTTAAGGGAATTAAACATACAAGAGTCTATATTAGATATCTTGGGCATAGAATCCGCAAGGTTAAATGCATTATCTCTATCTTCTGCCTTGCAACCATATAGTATACCAAAGGTTCCAAAGGATTTAACTGAGGCCATAGAAATTTTCAGCAATAATTTAATCCCCATATTAGGGGGTTTACAACCAGGGCATAGCACAAATGCTGTATCTATGGTTTTGGCTGAAAGCCTTAATGCAAATGTTGTAATAAATATGCTTAATAATATTGATGGAATCTATGATAAAAATCCTAACGATCCTAGATCAAAGAAGCTTGATAAAATAACATATAAAGAAATGGAGGAATTAATAAAAAATATGAATCAAATTGCAGGAGGATATGAATTACTTGATCATGTAGCTTTTGAATTAATAAAAAGAAGCAAAATAAAAGTAATATTTATTAATGGTAAAGATCCGGAAAATTTATTAAAAGTAATAAATGGAGAAAAAATAGGTACAGAATTAATACCTGATTGA
- a CDS encoding V-type ATP synthase subunit A, with the protein MVKGKISRITGPLVVAENMTGVQMYEMVRVGEERLIGEVTRIKGDEAYIQVYESTTGLKPGEIVEGTGSPLSVELGPGLLGNIYDGVQRPLPFIADLLTKTSPKRSIFVEKGIDVSPLPRDKKWHFMPGEIKAGDKVSGGDLLGLVQETELILHKVMVPPNTYGEISWIAPEGDYTIVDPIAEIKVGGKVKELYLTHRWPVRFPRPYNLKLDPSEPLITGLRIVDTLFPMAKGGTGMIPGGFGTGKTVTMHGLAQWSSANVVLYIGCGERGNEMTEVLERFPTYKDPWTGKPLMERTVLIANTSNMPVAAREASIYVGITIAEFYRDMGYDVLLVADSTSRWAEALREIAGRLEEMPAEEGYPSYLASRLAEFYERAGRVKTIGSPDRVGSVTVVGAVSPPGGDFTEPVTTHTRRFTRVFWALDTALAYSRHYPAINWILSYSAYADTVAEWWAKNVDPRWREYRDEIMDILLRENELQEIVRLVGTESLDEGDKLVLDVARMIREGFLKQNAFDPIDTFTSPKKQVELMKLIVDYYRKARELVQNGVPAAKARESLGRLYVDIIKARFNIPNDKLEMIEDLRKRTLNALEELKSKEVKSA; encoded by the coding sequence ATGGTAAAAGGGAAAATTAGTAGAATTACAGGACCTCTTGTAGTTGCGGAAAACATGACTGGAGTTCAAATGTACGAAATGGTTAGAGTTGGTGAAGAGAGACTTATTGGAGAAGTAACGAGAATTAAAGGTGATGAGGCATATATTCAAGTATACGAGTCTACTACAGGCTTAAAGCCAGGGGAAATCGTTGAAGGTACAGGATCTCCGTTAAGTGTTGAATTAGGCCCTGGATTATTAGGGAACATCTACGATGGAGTTCAAAGGCCTTTACCCTTTATTGCTGACTTACTAACTAAAACTTCTCCAAAAAGGAGCATATTTGTTGAGAAAGGTATTGATGTAAGCCCATTACCAAGAGATAAAAAATGGCACTTTATGCCAGGAGAAATAAAAGCTGGTGATAAAGTTTCTGGTGGGGACCTTTTAGGTTTAGTTCAGGAAACTGAATTAATATTACACAAGGTTATGGTCCCTCCAAATACATATGGAGAAATAAGTTGGATTGCACCTGAAGGAGATTATACTATAGTAGATCCTATAGCAGAAATAAAAGTTGGTGGAAAAGTAAAAGAGCTATATTTGACTCATCGTTGGCCAGTTAGATTCCCAAGACCATATAATCTAAAACTAGATCCATCTGAACCTTTAATAACAGGGTTGAGAATAGTTGATACTTTATTCCCAATGGCCAAAGGAGGTACTGGAATGATACCAGGAGGTTTTGGAACAGGAAAAACTGTTACAATGCATGGATTGGCTCAATGGTCTTCAGCAAACGTTGTTTTATATATTGGTTGTGGAGAAAGAGGAAATGAAATGACCGAGGTTTTAGAAAGGTTCCCAACTTATAAAGATCCATGGACTGGTAAACCATTAATGGAAAGAACTGTTTTAATTGCAAACACAAGTAATATGCCAGTTGCTGCGAGAGAAGCAAGTATTTATGTAGGAATTACTATAGCGGAGTTTTATAGAGATATGGGTTATGATGTTCTTTTAGTTGCTGACTCAACGAGTAGATGGGCAGAAGCATTAAGAGAGATAGCTGGAAGATTGGAAGAAATGCCTGCCGAAGAAGGATATCCAAGCTATTTGGCTTCTAGACTAGCAGAATTTTATGAAAGAGCAGGTAGGGTAAAAACAATAGGTTCTCCTGATAGGGTTGGAAGCGTTACTGTAGTAGGTGCGGTAAGCCCTCCAGGAGGAGACTTTACAGAGCCAGTAACAACTCATACTAGGAGATTTACCAGAGTATTTTGGGCACTAGATACTGCTTTAGCTTATAGCAGACATTATCCAGCAATAAATTGGATCTTAAGCTATAGCGCATATGCAGATACCGTAGCTGAATGGTGGGCCAAAAATGTTGATCCAAGATGGAGAGAATATAGGGATGAAATTATGGATATATTGCTTAGAGAAAATGAATTGCAAGAAATAGTAAGGCTTGTAGGTACAGAAAGCTTAGATGAAGGGGATAAATTGGTGTTAGATGTAGCAAGAATGATTAGAGAAGGATTCTTAAAACAAAATGCATTCGATCCTATAGATACATTTACCTCTCCTAAAAAACAAGTTGAATTAATGAAGTTGATAGTAGATTATTATAGAAAAGCAAGAGAATTAGTTCAAAATGGTGTTCCTGCAGCAAAAGCAAGAGAATCTTTAGGAAGACTTTATGTAGATATAATTAAGGCTAGGTTTAATATACCAAATGATAAGCTTGAAATGATAGAAGATCTTAGAAAGCGTACTTTGAACGCTCTTGAAGAATTAAAATCAAAAGAGGTGAAAAGTGCATGA